The nucleotide window tacacctccgtgtgtcatccgcagttttgcggatttgcagaagtgttgctaggcgacgaccgggaatgagttctgtcgtcatcctgttttacctaggctttttttttttcatccacattttgcggattacatacggatgaactgcggattacatacggatgaactgcggatgacatttcacggaacacggtcctggaatttgcggaccagaaaaacactatggtcgtgtgcatgaggccttagacttttcAAGTGCTTTCAATATGATTCAACCAGGTGTGACATAATGATGAATTGGGGCGTGGATCATACGGTTGTTGAGTGAACATTTAATTATTTAACTTTTAGGCCACAAAGTGTTCGTTTAGAGTCCTTGTTTGACAAAAAACTTCCAAGTCATATGGGAGCCCCGCAGGGTACTGTTTTAGCgctgtttattttttcataatataCTTCGGATTATAGAAATAATTCAACTACATGCCACTTACAAAAGTACTCGAATGATTCGGTGGTGGTTGGGTGTATTGTAAAAGGTGATCATCACGTGTACAGGGAGCAGGTGGCAAAGTTCTGCCCTTGGTCGAAGGAAAATTGTTTAGTGCTGAATGTAACAAAAGAGATGATGATTGATTACTGTAAAAGGGAAGATGAACCGGAGGCGATTCAAATTAGTGGTCAAATGGTGTCAAGAGTAGATAGTTATAAATACTTGGGAGTGTACCTGGACGATAAATTTCACTGGAGGCAAAAGTGTGATTTGTTATACAAAAAAGGATGTAGCTGTCTGTATTTTCTGCGCCAATTGAGATCTTTTAATGTGTGCACAACTATGTTACAGATGTTTTATAAATCAGTTTCCGTAAACTTTCAATAAATTTTAACATCTTAGCAAATTGCATTATTTCACAATTCCCTAATACTGTGTTTACCTATTATAAAAATTGCTCCCTTTATAAGCAAGAACAGGAAATCTGTCGGATTATGAAGACAATGTAAAGAGTcaagctataaatgacatttggtTTGGCACgtcataaaacaaacaaaaaaatttctTAACATTAGCATGTCCTTAAAAGAGGAAGCAAAAGTCTTGATTTAGGAAAGCTCTAATTGTGCTGCTAGACAGAGGGGAGTGCGGAACGtaccaaaaataaaatacattcatTTTTAGGAACACCATCATTGtagatgaaaacattttttatattttattggacACTGTATATGGGGACATGTGGCAGGCACTTTGTATATACAGATAGATATGATACATATGTAATACAACAGACACACTAACAGTTTGGACCTCGACTTGCATTATTTTTCTTTGTATTTGATCTTTCTGTAAACTTATTTTTACATAGTAGAAAATTGCATAATTAGCATTGACCTATTATAAGAATtgctaattttataaaaaaagagcAGAAAATCTGTAGGATTATCGGGATAATGGCAGTAATGTGCATTTATTTTTGGATTAATCCTGCTTGTTAAAGGGCAAGATGCTGataataagtatatatatatatgtgtgagtaagtgagtgTGTGTGCACGCGCGTGCGTGGATGTTTGTGTTATTAACGGTATCCCCTTATATTTTTGTTTGGCATATCATAAAACAAATGAAACTAATATATTAACATTAGCATGGGCTTAAAAGAGGAAGCAAAAGTCTTACTTTAGGAAAGTCCTAATTGTGCTTCTAGACAGAGGGGTGTATGGAATgtaccaaaaataaaataatttattttttaggaGCACCTTAATTTTAAATTTAAtcttttattcatattttattttcatatctaaaatttagattttcagatagatagatagacagacagacagatagacagtaaTATTTTCTGAACATGTGGCTCAGCTTCAGGAAGTGACATGGAGGTTCTGGTACTTTCCTACATAATATATTATTCTTGTACTGACAATGGTACACGTATAACATAATCGTCCTATACTAAGCAGTATTCTTCTTCAAGCAAATCTTTAAAGAAACAAATTTGAGTATGGACCATCCGTGGATTTTGTTCAGACTGTAGCCTTGTTATTCACTGCTGGGAGTTGTTGCGTAGaggtaagattaaaaaaaaacgaataTGTTTTACtattcatataaaaaaaacatctagTAAAATTATTAATGTGTTCGACAGTTACCCATTTGGATCACTAGTTTCGAATTATTCTGTTAATATACCAGGCAAAACagcaagttttttaaaaaaaaacttatatttttttcttacaatattatttattattaatattacaatATTACATATATATTCAATGTCTTATAACCCACGCCAATGAAAATTTTCATACATAAAAGTTAAGCTGCTGCAGATCTTCATTAAATGGATAAGAGAGTTACATATCAATCAATGGCGGAATCAGGAAGCTCCCACTTTTCTCTTCAAAAAgaggttctacagcagctgagctTTGTAACCCTTACTATAAATTAGAAAGGATATTAGAGGTCATGTATAATCGCATAATTGTATTAACACCAGCATGTCCTTAAAAGAGGAATCAGGAACGTCTGGAAACCTCTAATTACGTTGCTACAAAGAGGGGAGTGCGGAACATAACAAAAGTAGAATACATTCATTTTTGCAGACATTATATTTcaatacttaaagggtaactaaacgttcaacaaacttctgacatgtcaaagtgacatgtcagaagttttgatcggtgggggtccaagcactgagacccccacggattgctaaaatgaagtggcagaagtgctcgggtgagcgctgagccgcttgctttctgttcggcttttctcggaaagccgagcagtttgtGTACAGGCTcattagaaagtctatgagcccgtacaccgctacatcggctctcAGAGAAAAGCAAAACAGAAAcggagcggctcagcgctcacccgaacgcttctgccgcttcgttttagcgatcggtgggggtctcagtgctaaaagcttctgacgtgtcactatgacatgtcagaattttgttgaacatttagttacactttaagtttcttcttaatttttttaaataatttcttaAGTATATACTACATTTGTATATCAAATATCAATTTGTTCAACACAACAAGTTTCAGGAAGTGACATTGGTCTGGTATTTTCCTAGAATTTGACGCAGCAACTTTTCTTTCTTTGACTACAGGACAGACATCTCAGATGAACATGTCCCAAACTGTGTTCTACTTCAAGAAAAGCATTTAAGTAAATTGTATGGGGCATGGACCATCAATGGATTTTATTGTTCAGCCTGTGGTTTGCTTTTCACAGTGCTGGCAGTTGCTGCATAGAGGTAGGTCGCTGGTATTTTACTGTTTTATTTTGTTATACAATTTACTATTCAGACTAAAATAGTAGCAATATCTTACATAATTGTTTTTCTGTTATTTATAGACCAGCCACCCTTCGATAttattttattaaccttttaaatAGTGTTGTGCCATTAAGAGGATCACTAAAGTATATCGGTGATTCAGTCTGCACTCCGTTGTTTCACCGTGATGACTTGTGTAGGGAGAGCATCTAAATAAGGGcaagttcccacgtagcgtaaatactgcagatataatccgcagcataatacagtagcagcaaagtggattggatttgaacaaatctcaatgtatctgccctgtgtgaacataccttaataaTAAAAAGGTACATTTGAAAAAAAGCCCACATATGCTTGATGCTTCTGCTTATGCAATAAATTAAGAAGATTCTGAGGTGGTCCTGGTATATGTAGCAGCTGGCCCAGCAGACCAGGAGACACCGGTGCAGTATACCGAAAGGTCAGGCAAGGGAATGGTCAGTGCCAGGCCAAGGTCAGTTCACGCGGAGTTCATGCAAGGTCAAAAATCAGGCAGAGGGCTTAGACAGGCAGCACAGGTTTGGGAGTCAAAGACAGGCCGGATCAATAAACAGATGGTCAAACAATACCCTCGCAGGAACAAACTAGCGCTGTGAaccaatattgctcaggcatcAGGTGACCAGTGAAAGTGTTAAAAATATGTTCTGGGCATCTGGGATTGGTTGGGGAACGATTTGAGTGCACACGCTGGCCCCCTTTAAGAAACAGAACGCGACATCACATAAAAACCGGGGTGCCGGCGGCAGTAGTGAGTAACCTGGCAGCGGGGACCATCAGAAGGAGAGGCGCCCACCTCCAGCATTACAGAAAGTCTACCTGATGCGTTCCTGCTTCCCATATGTCCCCTGTACCTCATTGTTAAGTCCGCTCACTACCGCTTCATTCCAAACTGAAGGGCAGTCACATAAGGTGAAATGCGCATGCGCATGATAATGCGCGTTCACAGTGCTCTTATAAACAGTGGGTGAGATGAGAGACGTATCGCGCATGCTCAACCAGTGCCTACATGTCTTAACCTTAATTAAAAGTACACAGAAGACTGGGTGGACTGGtaaggtgaatttttttttattagagaaCCATTGAAAAGCTTTAAAAACTGTTTGTTAAAGAGGATCTCTCAGCAGTTTATTATTTCCCAATCTCCTAAATAATCGAATAGGCGCTTTGCTATTGATAACTAcaatgtgatttgttttaaaaaaacgtttattatttgcaaagttatgatcatttttctaaatatgctaatttggctctaatagccaaataggaggtgactctttcttttcactttgggcggtgtaatgttttctgtccaATTATCATATACCTGCTCCCCCTTCCcttcccagcaacacagcgtaatCTTTTAGtaaacagcttccattcctgactgtgtattcaactggcgttATCTCCAGTTGTGTCCTAATGTCTGAGATTCTGTTATTAAAGattagattagaatctcctcttttgtATACcatcagaaccgctgttctaggtggtccacagcccgagatatggctgtttgaagtgatcaccCTTCCCtctagcctcagtctctcacactgtgtgaagcagcttcatgctgataggacagcgtcagaggctgtgaggaggctccacctcaggagaatcgctggtgttggcaCCCACTTgtataataaaggctcatttacatatttagagaaaagctcataactttaaaAATATTAAACCTTCTGGGACACAATCTTCACTAGCATTATTAGTgtaacagcgcctattagattggcTAGGAGATAGGTCATTactaaactggtgacagaaccgCTTTAAGTGAGTTTTATAACTTGCTCTaacaggaatacccctttatgttAGAAGTCTTAAAATTATCAAATGTTAATAGAACATTTATCTTTTAACTCTAGGAACTTCCTCCAGTATCGTTGAATTGCTGTAAGTGCAATTTATCTATGGTACCCCTGGATTTGCCTAAACAAACTATAAGATTAGACCTTAGTTTTAACCCACTGAAAAGTCTTCACAAGAAGAACTTCTTGCAAATGTCTAAACTTGAGCTTCTCGACCTTACAAGGTGAGTGTTTAACAAAATACTTCAAGATATGGATGATAAATGGTTAAATACACCTCTGTATTATACCCTCATACTATTTGTATTAATCTTCGTAGGTGCAGTATCACCTCAATAGAAGATCATGCTTTCTTTGGCCTTGAGAATTTGCATACCCTAATCCTCACCGGAAACCCAATAAGGCATTGGTCTCCACTGACTTTTTCTGACCTTCCCTTCTTACATCGACTTGTCATAGTGGAAACATCTCTTACTTCCCTATCAGAGCTTCCTGTGGCACATCTTACCACACTAAGGGAATTAAATGCAGCCAAGAATTTGCTGAAGAGTATGTACCTTCCAACCTTTGTGTCCTCACTCCACATTCTGGACCTCCGTGCAAACCAGATTGCTGATATAAAAGAAAATGACCTCGAGAACCTACGAAATACAAATGTTTCCAATTTCTCTCTCATATTATCTCAGAATCCTATAAACCACATTACCCCCGATTCCTTCAGAttagtttctttacaaatgttacatttaaaaGGTTGTTTTTCTCATGGGGATATTATGAAAAGCAACCTAAATGCCATGCATGGACTTCTTGCTGAGAAGCTAGTGATTGGTCATTATAGAAACTCTTTGATGAAAATTACGGGGGAAAGTGGAATTTTTGAAGGACTATGTGGCCTGAATATCAAGGAGCTGACAATGAATGGTTTTCACTTTTCCAAAAATACAGTTTGTGAATGCTTTCAAAACCTCACATCGCTTCGTGTGATAAATACTGATTTAAGTTATTTGTACATTGAATTTGCATCCTCCAGCATCCAAAAGCTTGAAATCAAAAGAAGTTTACTCACCAGTATACCTTCTACAGTCATTTCAGCACTCAAACAACTGAAAGAGATTCGGATTACAGATAACCCAACAATTTCTGTCTTTAAAGATGATATAGAAGTACCTAACCTTGAATTATTAGACTTGAGCAGGAATAATTTATACATGCACGTTTGTTGCTCTCAGATTTCCGATGGGGTATCTATTCTTCAACACCTAAACCTCAGCTTCAATCCTCAGATAGAAATAAGGAGTATGTTCTTAAATATGTCCTACCTTCGTTCTCTAGATCTCAGTCATGCACAACTGGGTAGTGTAGGTGTATACCCAATCTTTTTACTTATGGATAAGCTTACTTATCTTGATCTGTCATACACATCATGCCATTTTTCTATTGAGTGTTCTTTTTGTGGTCTGCACAGCTTAGAAGTTCTCAAAGTATCTCATACTACCTTTGATACTAATATTCTAGCTTCTGTATTCAAAAACTTGACTAAGCTCTGTTTCCTGGACATGTCATCTTGTAAAATGACGTTTATTCCTATTGAGACCCTTGCCGGTCTGAAATTACTGCAAACATTAGATCTCGGTAAAAACtatttgctagaactacagtcatCAGTACTCAGTCCGTTAATAGCTCTCACAACTTTAAATATAAGTTCTAACAGCTTTCAGAGTATCTCTGAGCAAACCACACAATTTATATCCCAAAATATGGTAAACGTGGACCTGTCAAATAATCCGTATGACTGTTCTTGCGATCAGAAAACATTTCTGTCTTGGGTCCATGAGCAGAACAGCAGAATTCCGAAGTTTAGTGAAAGTATGGATTGTTATACACCAGAATACTTCCAGGGTACACAGCTTAGCAAAGTGACCTTAAGGTGTAATTTCACCATTTACGtatgtgttggtgtgtttgtaacTACAGTAGTCATAGCTGGGTGTATATTTCATTGTTATAAGCGAAAATACTTTCACCTTTGCTATCTCTATCGAACCGATAAAAATGATAATACTGAAAAAGAATATGATGCATTTGTTATCCACTCCAGCTTAGATGAAGAATGGGTAAAGGAGCAATTAGTTCCCAAAATGGAAGGTGGTACCCCACGCTTTCACTTATGCTTACATTACAGAGATTTTATACCAGGCATGCCCATCACTAGCAATATCGTGAATGAAGGAATTCGTAGAAGCCGCAAAGCTTTAATTATATTGTCTCAGAACTTTATTGAGAGTAAGTGGTGCGGCTTCGAATTTGAGATGGTCATGTCCTGGCAGTTCTTGGAAAGTCAATGTGGGATCATTGTTATCGTACTGGAGGCAGTTAACATGGCTCATCTTAGACATATACTTGGACTAAACAAATATCTACGCAAGAACACCTACATCAAGTGGGTAGATGGATATGTAGATAGAAAAGTTTTCTGGATGCGTTTGAGAGAGGCACTACAGCAAGGGAATGAATCGACAAGTTGTGTTCCACAGCTAGAAGACGTCAATGGAGAAATGTACGAGAAACAGAATGAACACAACAGAATGAatctataaaaataatatatgtgtGATAATATATTGGACTTACATACAAAGCACTTGTTTGTAGCCAGGCCTAAAGTAAATTGCATTTTAATTGTTGCCTATGGAATTGTATGTTAATTCTTAAAGAGAATGTACAGAATTAGAAAATCAGAACAGGtgctactcttgtccatgggctatgtctggtatcgtagtttagccccattcacttgaatgggtctgagctgcaatGCTAGATACGACCTATGGACAAGAGCGGTGAATTTTCCAGACAAAAAAAAGCAGAACCTTTTTTTAattctggacatcccctttaacttTAGTTACTTGAATTATGTACTGATTTTTCCAGATTCCTACCCCCAAGTACCCTAGAGGACAGATGCTTttgactgtatatatgtaaatgtGTTTTACCAACTGTGCCTTTTCCACAATTTTCCAATGTGTatttaattcacatgtaaaaaATCGGAAAAATCTTGACAATTAATTCAATAAGGTCAGGTCAATAAGCTGCATCTTTCCATGAATAGATATGTTTACTTCTACACAAAATAACAAGACGTATGAACTTCATTATTGCGGTACAATATTTGCTTGAAATTTGTGTCTATAACTTTGTACGTTCCTTAATAGGAAGACAAGGAAATGAAACCATAATACTATTTCTTCTTTGTATCAAAGTGCAAAATTACCTTGGCCTTTCTAACGGATAGAATATGGAAAGCCTATAAATCCATTAAGCATATGTTCTACTGTATAAGCAGCATATTGTAAATAAATCCTTCAATGCCTACATAATTGTTCACATTCTCAGATGGCATATAATACTTGCTTCAAAACAGATTTATGTATAAGCTTCCTGTTAGAAGGGCAACACCttctttttcttttatgtttttgaTTTAGTACAGACATTTAGATATCAAACTGAAATGCACTCATTTTAGATGTACACAACATAAAGATGTATTATACTTTATACTTTTATTTAGACTcacataaaacaaaaataaaatatatcaacAGCAGTTCACTATGATGCTTAGTATTTACCTCAACAAAAGTTATGGAgatgcaatgtattcattaattaaccccttcttgACACATAACAAACAGGTATGTCACGGGCAGTCGTCAGTTGCCGCCCTATGGTGTACACGTTTGTCATAACGATTGAAATAACAATTGCATTACAATACAAGAGAGGAAGCCCCTTGTTGCAGTCTACAGCGCCATGGAGACAGCCCAGGACTTGTAAATGCCTaaaagcgtgagtccgctgcgtaaaactcacgacaggtcctatatttctgtgtttttcgcgcatcacgcacccattgaagtcaattggtcggtgaaaatcacgcgcaccacacggaagcacttccgtgggacgcacgtgattcgcgcaacagcagtcaaaagtatgtttgcaaacagaaaagcaccacatccaactatgtgatgactcacggagctgttaagtgccttttgcgaaacgccgcacacacgctcgtgtaaatcctccctaatACCGAGATTAAAAAATATGTCTGGTCTTTAAACCTAAAATGGCTTGGTCCTTAAGTGGTTAACTGGACTTCTTTTTGTCTTTAGGTATATCTATACTAATATTATGTAACTAGTACTGTACCGTATGTGATATTTTTTagtttaaatttttatttattttttatcaaaaatgggATAGGAACCCATCAGAGCAAAGCAGAAAAACGTTTCTATTTAAAGGCAGGCATGCATGGATATGCGCAATcactacatacaaacatgtacacaTGCACATTCACCACATTCAGACATACACACATTTGCACAGTCACTACATACAGACATGCATGCATATTTACACACTCTTACCCAGGTAGGCGAGCACATCCATACGGGCAGAATTTAGCTCTGTGAACTTAATCCCACATCTAATTCGCACAACCTTAGAACCTGTAAGCCAGGGgtagggaaccttttttctgccaagggcgatttggatatttataacatcattcgtgggccttacaaaattatcaacttaaaatgaccctgctatatttggtcaaacatttaattaactcacccctaatgtaatggctggaactgcttctctttggtattGAAAGTGATGCTACTGCGTCGGTCCGTCTGGAGCAGTCGACTATTTGGTATGTTTTGAAAAGAACTGTTAGCAacagtaagttgttccgacttacttacttAAAGAGGTGttcctatcagggacatttatgacccctccacaggataggttataaatgtcagatagatgcaggtcccacctctgggacccgcacctatctctagaacggggcctcctaaccccgttctacctctctgtgttccggttgatttccaaccatgaagaataaaacagcgtagctcgctgagctgtttccataactcccatagtagtgaatggcagttacggaagcagcgtagcatgcgagtttcgatgtttccgtaactactattcagttctatgggacttacggaaatatcttagctcagcaagttacgctatTTTCTtcctcatggtcggaaatcataagcttcagccacaacacaaagaggtggAACAATGTTTAGGGGCCCTGTTCTTGAGatccagaagtgggacccgcatctatcggacatttatgacatatcccgtggatatatcataaatatcCTTGATGAAAAAAGcccctttaagtcacctgacctcacttcgaGTAAGTAGGGCGCGTGGACGCAGCCAAGGAGAAAATGACACAGCGGCAGCGGCAGTTAGAGTGAGATCGGGGCGtgttggaccagtccagtcacctgacctcatgtcactgacttgaggtaaggtgactggactgtgccggcggcccaggagtggaccagtctggtcacctgacctcacgtcactgactggCACTGGGGGTCAGAGTATAGTCGGGGCGTgctgtgacaggagtggaccagtccagtcacctgacctcatgtcactgacttgaggtaaggtgactggactgtgccggcggcccaggagtggaccagtccggtcacctgacctcacgtcactgactcaggtcaggtgaccagacTGATTCACTCTTGGGCTGGCACGCACAgacctcactcagactgccgAACAGAGTGAGGTCGGGCTGAACCAAATGATCCCGAGGGCtggacgttccccacccctgctgtAAGCAAATGTCGGATGGCtatcataaaaaatataaaaacctaAATTGCATCCATAAAGTACAGCTCCATAAATCCTGCCTTCCCTTTCTTCCGGTAAAAAGGCCATTAAAATGTGATCTGTCTGTGTCCAACTGGCATTGATCCTCATGGAACCTAAGAACATAGTGACCTGGAATCCTTGTTCTTGACAAAAACATAGCCATGTCTCTgtggtcactttttattaaaataaatgtgagATAAAGGAAAACCAGCCAAAGTGtggcattttaaaaacgacagttCGCTCAAGTAAGCTGTGTAAATAATAGTTATTTAGAAGAAAAATAGATTGGATAACCACAAATATCAATAAagcgcgggtcccacctctagggccTTCTTAAGAAATTTTGGGGCCCCATATCTCCCATGAAATA belongs to Rhinoderma darwinii isolate aRhiDar2 chromosome 8, aRhiDar2.hap1, whole genome shotgun sequence and includes:
- the TLR4 gene encoding toll-like receptor 4, whose product is MDHQWILLFSLWFAFHSAGSCCIEELPPVSLNCCKCNLSMVPLDLPKQTIRLDLSFNPLKSLHKKNFLQMSKLELLDLTRCSITSIEDHAFFGLENLHTLILTGNPIRHWSPLTFSDLPFLHRLVIVETSLTSLSELPVAHLTTLRELNAAKNLLKSMYLPTFVSSLHILDLRANQIADIKENDLENLRNTNVSNFSLILSQNPINHITPDSFRLVSLQMLHLKGCFSHGDIMKSNLNAMHGLLAEKLVIGHYRNSLMKITGESGIFEGLCGLNIKELTMNGFHFSKNTVCECFQNLTSLRVINTDLSYLYIEFASSSIQKLEIKRSLLTSIPSTVISALKQLKEIRITDNPTISVFKDDIEVPNLELLDLSRNNLYMHVCCSQISDGVSILQHLNLSFNPQIEIRSMFLNMSYLRSLDLSHAQLGSVGVYPIFLLMDKLTYLDLSYTSCHFSIECSFCGLHSLEVLKVSHTTFDTNILASVFKNLTKLCFLDMSSCKMTFIPIETLAGLKLLQTLDLGKNYLLELQSSVLSPLIALTTLNISSNSFQSISEQTTQFISQNMVNVDLSNNPYDCSCDQKTFLSWVHEQNSRIPKFSESMDCYTPEYFQGTQLSKVTLRCNFTIYVCVGVFVTTVVIAGCIFHCYKRKYFHLCYLYRTDKNDNTEKEYDAFVIHSSLDEEWVKEQLVPKMEGGTPRFHLCLHYRDFIPGMPITSNIVNEGIRRSRKALIILSQNFIESKWCGFEFEMVMSWQFLESQCGIIVIVLEAVNMAHLRHILGLNKYLRKNTYIKWVDGYVDRKVFWMRLREALQQGNESTSCVPQLEDVNGEMYEKQNEHNRMNL